Proteins encoded in a region of the Bdellovibrionota bacterium genome:
- a CDS encoding NADH-quinone oxidoreductase subunit M — MFLSLLIALPVVCALIVFALPEGKTRMTSVFLAVLQFLVSLNLLFVFDTSTPALQLVEKYLWVESFGINYFVGIDGISLWLVMMTAFFLPVVILGSWHAIESRVKMFHINLFLLQAFMFGTFLSIDSVLFYIFFEASLIPMYLMIGIWGGTRRIYATMKFFIYTMAGSLLMLVAIIAMMLMTKAQLGTMSASLLDFYKLDIPFVANEFLNSQTLMFLAFSLAFAIKVPMFPVHTWLPDAHVEAPTPGSVVLAAIMLKMGTYGFLRFVMPLFPEATQYWGWVFMLLGVIGIIYGALVAMVQPDIKKLVAYSSVSHMGYVVLGLFALNTYGVTGALYQMLNHGVSTGALFLMVGMIYERTHSREIKNYGGLASVMPIYTILFLIVTMSSIAVPGTNGFVGEFFILMGSFMKNKALGSIAVLGVVLGAAYMLWMVKKVFFGPKGELVKGATSETSNPVLKDVSLREVVVLAPLIVLIFWMGIFPNHFLKYTKTSIEFLIENKADYKLHIQGEEQAVAAIAE, encoded by the coding sequence ATGTTTTTGAGTTTATTGATAGCGCTGCCAGTGGTATGTGCACTTATAGTTTTTGCTTTACCAGAGGGTAAAACAAGAATGACCTCCGTATTTCTTGCGGTCTTACAATTTTTGGTGAGTTTGAATTTACTTTTTGTTTTCGATACATCAACGCCGGCATTACAGCTTGTTGAAAAGTATCTGTGGGTAGAAAGTTTTGGAATCAATTACTTTGTGGGTATTGATGGAATCTCTCTTTGGCTTGTAATGATGACGGCATTTTTCTTACCAGTTGTGATCTTGGGTAGCTGGCATGCGATTGAATCTAGAGTTAAGATGTTCCATATCAATTTATTCTTACTTCAAGCGTTTATGTTTGGGACGTTCTTATCTATTGATAGCGTTCTTTTCTATATATTCTTTGAGGCATCACTTATTCCAATGTACTTAATGATTGGTATCTGGGGGGGGACAAGAAGAATCTATGCAACTATGAAGTTCTTCATCTACACAATGGCAGGATCATTGCTTATGTTGGTAGCGATCATTGCAATGATGTTGATGACAAAAGCACAGCTAGGAACAATGAGTGCATCACTTCTTGATTTCTATAAATTGGATATTCCTTTTGTAGCAAATGAGTTCTTAAACAGCCAGACATTGATGTTCTTGGCTTTTTCTTTAGCATTTGCAATCAAAGTTCCGATGTTTCCGGTCCACACATGGTTGCCTGATGCGCACGTTGAAGCTCCAACACCAGGATCCGTTGTTTTAGCAGCAATTATGCTTAAGATGGGAACTTATGGATTCTTAAGATTTGTAATGCCACTTTTTCCAGAGGCGACTCAGTATTGGGGATGGGTATTTATGTTGCTCGGAGTGATAGGAATTATTTACGGCGCTTTGGTGGCGATGGTTCAGCCCGACATTAAAAAACTTGTAGCGTATTCTTCTGTTTCGCATATGGGTTATGTTGTTCTTGGATTATTTGCTCTAAATACATATGGAGTGACAGGCGCTCTTTATCAAATGTTAAACCACGGGGTAAGCACGGGCGCTCTGTTCTTGATGGTGGGAATGATTTACGAAAGAACGCATTCTAGAGAAATTAAAAATTACGGTGGCTTGGCTTCGGTAATGCCAATTTATACAATCCTTTTCTTGATCGTAACTATGTCGAGCATTGCGGTTCCAGGTACCAATGGATTTGTAGGTGAGTTTTTTATTTTGATGGGTAGCTTTATGAAAAATAAGGCTTTAGGTTCTATCGCAGTTCTGGGCGTTGTTCTTGGTGCTGCTTACATGCTTTGGATGGTGAAGAAAGTATTTTTCGGCCCTAAGGGTGAACTTGTTAAGGGCGCCACATCAGAAACCTCTAATCCTGTATTAAAAGATGTGTCTTTAAGAGAAGTGGTCGTTCTTGCTCCATTGATTGTACTTATTTTCTGGATGGGAATTTTTCCGAATCATTTTTTAAAATATACAAAAACTAGTATTGAATTCTTAATTGAAAACAAAGCTGACTATAAACTGCATATCCAGGGTGAAGAACAAGCAGTCGCAGCAATAGCCGAATAA
- a CDS encoding NADH-quinone oxidoreductase subunit N, translated as MGVYIQDISLTIPLVVLFLLSMVPVAVKVIGGNEEPRPLMTFIFGIAAIGLTAVAVSLRATNEITLAFENTVVYSPLIKLTTVFLILSALFTALLAYRHPAIPKNQYSEHMFLFLNTLLGMFVLVYSHDLILTFVGIELLSLPLYVLIGIGGNSVIPKESSFKYFVLGSFASAFLLFGTAFIYGATQSTDISTILENGEKSNQLYLTMGVMIFLIGLFFKVALVPFHAWLPDVYQGAPTPITAFMATSVKIVIFVFLLGFVPVIRLVESHAVIYVLQWVAILTMFFGNLIALKQNNFKRMLAYSSISHSGYLFLGIIAAVLGVDDASVHGIMYYLLTYLFMTLGAFAIVCLYEKSEDSELTIDHLKGLAKSNPWLAAALSVLLLSLAGIPPFGGFFAKLFLFSSAIQAEQFWLVVWAVISSVIGVYYYLRPIVYMYMKEKEIQEEFVQNHSAGAIATVVFSVVMIILLGFAAQPFLAKIIHTGV; from the coding sequence ATGGGTGTATACATACAAGATATCAGTCTAACAATTCCACTTGTGGTGCTGTTTTTATTGAGCATGGTTCCAGTGGCCGTAAAAGTTATTGGTGGAAATGAAGAGCCACGACCACTAATGACTTTCATATTTGGGATTGCGGCAATTGGGCTAACAGCCGTTGCCGTTTCATTAAGAGCGACAAACGAAATCACGTTAGCTTTTGAAAACACCGTTGTTTATAGTCCGCTCATCAAGCTCACGACGGTATTCTTAATCTTATCGGCACTGTTTACTGCGCTTTTAGCATACAGACATCCCGCAATTCCTAAGAATCAATACTCTGAACACATGTTTTTATTTCTAAACACATTACTTGGAATGTTCGTTCTAGTTTACTCCCATGATTTGATCTTAACTTTTGTTGGGATCGAGCTTTTATCTTTGCCATTATACGTATTGATCGGCATTGGTGGCAATTCTGTCATTCCAAAAGAATCTTCGTTTAAGTATTTTGTGTTGGGAAGCTTTGCCTCGGCATTCTTACTTTTTGGTACGGCATTTATTTATGGTGCAACTCAAAGTACAGATATTTCCACAATCTTAGAGAATGGTGAAAAATCAAATCAACTTTATCTTACGATGGGTGTGATGATTTTCTTAATTGGATTATTCTTCAAAGTGGCGTTGGTGCCATTCCATGCGTGGTTGCCGGATGTCTATCAGGGGGCGCCAACACCGATTACAGCATTCATGGCTACATCGGTGAAGATTGTTATTTTTGTTTTCTTATTAGGATTTGTGCCGGTAATCAGATTGGTAGAATCACACGCGGTGATTTATGTTCTTCAATGGGTCGCAATTCTTACAATGTTCTTTGGAAACTTGATTGCGCTAAAACAAAACAATTTCAAAAGAATGCTCGCGTACTCGAGTATTTCTCATTCAGGATATTTATTCCTAGGTATCATCGCCGCAGTTCTAGGTGTGGACGATGCAAGTGTTCATGGAATTATGTATTACCTTCTAACTTACTTGTTTATGACATTGGGAGCGTTTGCGATCGTTTGTCTTTATGAAAAATCAGAAGACTCAGAGTTAACAATTGATCATCTAAAAGGTTTAGCGAAATCTAATCCCTGGCTGGCAGCAGCCTTGAGCGTACTTCTCTTGAGCCTTGCGGGAATTCCTCCCTTCGGCGGATTCTTTGCGAAGCTATTCTTGTTCTCCAGCGCAATTCAGGCAGAGCAATTCTGGCTGGTGGTATGGGCAGTGATCAGTTCTGTCATTGGCGTTTACTACTACTTAAGACCGATTGTTTATATGTACATGAAAGAAAAAGAAATTCAGGAAGAATTTGTGCAAAATCATAGCGCCGGAGCCATAGCGACAGTCGTATTTTCTGTCGTCATGATCATTCTTCTTGGATTTGCAGCTCAACCCTTTTTAGCTAAAATCATCCATACCGGAGTTTAG
- a CDS encoding HipA domain-containing protein, protein MLCLRCKLEVSNEADRYGLHPKCFVAWFKVDADTDFLSLTQRSAQSSSQKNPNYSPNNTSFYHGKFKKYSADLGTDNYILKMRMEKEGPELPEVEYLCNQIGSLVGLPVADHFYINFYSELVFVTKVFIKKGSATANLDPIHKYRPDDKHDCETLAKTIEETTKRPYDVDVFYNTVLFDALIGNNDRHGGNLAFIVTPSKTVLSPIYDNVSNLGLFAGPILNADIHPTGRIATLETKEPSMKDYVKELKRLGQGSLVEEFANKVKVPKIEELIENSYCTPLMKAAMKRLLLKRHKELADGL, encoded by the coding sequence ATGTTATGTTTGAGATGTAAACTCGAAGTTAGTAATGAGGCAGATAGATATGGATTGCACCCTAAATGTTTTGTGGCGTGGTTCAAGGTGGATGCAGATACAGATTTCTTAAGTTTAACTCAACGATCCGCTCAGAGCTCGTCTCAAAAAAATCCAAATTATTCTCCCAATAACACATCTTTTTATCATGGAAAATTCAAGAAATATTCTGCTGATCTTGGAACGGATAATTACATCTTAAAAATGCGCATGGAAAAAGAAGGCCCCGAGCTTCCGGAAGTAGAATATTTGTGTAATCAAATTGGAAGCCTAGTGGGCTTACCTGTTGCGGATCATTTTTATATTAATTTTTATTCAGAGTTAGTGTTCGTCACAAAAGTTTTTATAAAAAAAGGAAGCGCAACCGCCAATCTAGATCCTATACACAAATATCGCCCTGACGATAAACATGACTGCGAAACATTAGCAAAGACAATCGAAGAAACAACAAAGCGCCCGTACGATGTGGATGTCTTTTACAACACCGTACTTTTTGATGCATTGATCGGCAATAATGACCGCCATGGAGGTAATCTAGCATTTATTGTTACTCCATCGAAGACCGTGCTTTCTCCCATTTATGATAACGTCTCTAATCTTGGATTGTTTGCAGGACCCATACTCAATGCAGATATTCATCCAACAGGTCGCATAGCAACCTTAGAAACCAAAGAGCCTTCAATGAAAGATTACGTCAAAGAGTTAAAGCGCTTGGGGCAGGGCAGTTTAGTGGAAGAATTTGCAAATAAAGTAAAGGTTCCTAAAATTGAAGAGCTCATCGAAAACAGCTACTGCACACCGCTGATGAAAGCGGCAATGAAACGTTTGCTTTTAAAAAGACATAAGGAGCTCGCAGATGGCCTATAA
- a CDS encoding helix-turn-helix transcriptional regulator → MAYKTDFNNIDKNHLHVFAESRKRRIFVGTLKWDESKSQFEFKYDPKYARSKKAIPVGKELDLFKKTNISKKLFPSFADRIPDQDNPAYEDYCLAQGISPEEKNPIVLLVSIGRKGPSTFIFEPIVKNEFSTSDLKAFREQLDISIQDVALAFDMNWPTLQRLEAGKKVEMGTLRRLQIYLQFPQVALWQLSLSIGKLHSNTFNRLWQHFETQKRKKKQAL, encoded by the coding sequence ATGGCCTATAAAACTGATTTCAATAACATTGATAAAAATCATCTTCATGTGTTTGCGGAAAGTCGTAAGAGAAGAATTTTTGTGGGAACTTTGAAGTGGGACGAATCTAAGTCTCAGTTTGAATTTAAATATGATCCCAAATATGCTCGTTCGAAAAAGGCAATCCCTGTAGGTAAGGAATTAGATTTATTTAAGAAGACAAATATTTCTAAAAAACTTTTCCCATCATTTGCAGATAGAATTCCAGATCAAGATAATCCTGCCTATGAAGATTATTGTTTAGCGCAAGGAATATCGCCGGAAGAAAAAAATCCCATAGTATTATTGGTGTCGATTGGCAGAAAAGGCCCTTCTACTTTTATATTTGAGCCGATTGTTAAGAATGAATTTTCCACTTCTGATTTAAAAGCATTTAGAGAGCAATTGGATATTTCCATTCAGGATGTGGCTCTTGCTTTTGATATGAATTGGCCGACATTGCAAAGACTAGAAGCGGGGAAAAAAGTGGAGATGGGAACCTTAAGGCGTCTACAGATTTATTTACAATTTCCGCAAGTGGCACTCTGGCAATTGTCACTATCTATAGGTAAGCTGCACTCCAATACCTTCAATAGACTATGGCAACATTTTGAAACTCAAAAACGGAAGAAGAAGCAAGCACTGTAA
- a CDS encoding winged helix-turn-helix domain-containing protein, giving the protein MLFELFGSRTTEKCLIYLAAQGEGYPLEISKTFNISNTQVNRTLNKLEQADILVGVQMGRARIYSLNSLWFLAKELRALLDKVILNMSLEDQEKYFMKRKRPRKKIRLSSR; this is encoded by the coding sequence ATGCTATTTGAATTATTTGGCAGTCGAACAACGGAAAAATGCCTTATTTATCTCGCAGCACAGGGAGAGGGCTATCCTCTAGAAATATCAAAAACCTTTAATATTAGTAATACACAGGTAAATAGAACTCTTAACAAGCTAGAGCAGGCGGATATCTTGGTTGGAGTTCAAATGGGGCGCGCGCGAATCTATTCATTAAATTCTTTATGGTTTCTCGCTAAAGAGCTGAGGGCGTTGCTTGATAAGGTAATACTTAATATGTCTCTAGAGGATCAGGAAAAATACTTTATGAAAAGGAAACGCCCTAGAAAAAAAATAAGGCTATCTAGCAGATGA
- a CDS encoding patatin-like phospholipase family protein, protein MRFKNKKSVALVLSGGGIKAAAFHIGVCLALEEKGFKFRGGLKKDFPDNDINPEPLSINTYVGSSAGAMISTFLAAGYTVEDLIIAFEMGIKKISQTNPKLKPLTYWDIFALNSPGFLRAIPTKLRTKSLVTGGFESFLKNGFKLNGLFSTRGLEKYLRNHVLPTNDFKELASKLFIVATALNSSRKGVFGAHEASSHDDKIMNINSSSISEAAAASMSLPPVYCPYGIKNDKNETVYFFDGEIRDTLSTHVASDNGADLVIASYSMQPYNYNEKMGSLHEYGIPLILNQALYQLVEQKILKNMEYQDSLKAVYKAIDGYFKEANLPDEHRQKILEIVEKRTNVKKDVDTLYIHPNPQDYEMFFVDHFSLNKEILERIVKIGFKSALRVLRRYDI, encoded by the coding sequence ATGCGTTTCAAAAACAAGAAATCAGTGGCCCTTGTTTTAAGTGGTGGCGGTATTAAAGCTGCCGCTTTTCATATTGGTGTATGCCTAGCTCTTGAGGAAAAAGGTTTTAAATTCCGTGGCGGATTAAAAAAAGACTTTCCAGACAATGACATAAATCCAGAACCTCTATCAATCAATACCTATGTGGGCTCTAGCGCCGGTGCAATGATCAGCACCTTTCTTGCTGCAGGATATACCGTAGAAGATTTAATTATCGCTTTTGAAATGGGGATTAAAAAAATATCTCAAACAAATCCCAAACTAAAGCCTCTCACCTATTGGGATATCTTTGCGCTGAATTCTCCTGGATTTTTAAGAGCAATCCCTACAAAACTCAGAACTAAATCTTTGGTGACGGGCGGATTTGAATCTTTCCTAAAAAATGGATTTAAATTGAACGGATTATTTTCTACGCGTGGTTTAGAAAAATACTTAAGAAATCACGTTCTACCGACAAATGATTTTAAAGAACTCGCAAGCAAGCTATTCATCGTTGCCACAGCTCTCAATAGTTCACGCAAAGGTGTCTTCGGCGCTCATGAAGCTAGTAGTCATGACGATAAAATCATGAATATAAATTCTAGCTCTATCAGCGAAGCGGCAGCAGCGTCGATGTCTCTTCCTCCCGTTTATTGTCCATACGGAATAAAAAACGATAAGAATGAAACTGTCTATTTTTTTGATGGAGAAATTAGAGATACTCTTTCCACTCACGTTGCCTCAGACAATGGCGCGGACCTCGTGATCGCCAGTTATTCTATGCAACCCTATAATTATAATGAAAAGATGGGGAGCCTACATGAATACGGTATTCCTCTAATATTGAACCAAGCGCTCTATCAATTAGTGGAACAAAAAATTCTTAAAAACATGGAATATCAAGATAGCCTCAAGGCAGTCTACAAAGCCATCGATGGTTATTTCAAAGAGGCGAATCTGCCTGATGAACACCGACAAAAGATTTTAGAGATTGTAGAAAAAAGAACGAACGTAAAAAAAGATGTGGATACTCTTTATATTCATCCAAATCCTCAAGACTACGAGATGTTTTTCGTGGATCACTTTTCGCTCAATAAAGAAATTCTAGAAAGAATCGTAAAAATCGGATTCAAAAGCGCCCTAAGAGTCTTAAGGCGCTATGATATTTGA